One Amycolatopsis thermophila DNA segment encodes these proteins:
- a CDS encoding cytochrome P450 codes for MSALNDEVNIYLTPGDPRRAEISQDPYPFYERLRAHDPVYRSDQALWLITSWDEASQFAKEERFSRDPLALTPPAARAQAWESLPLATRVFLSGMMFRDDPEHARLRRLVHKAFTPGRVRQSQASIEQTARDLLEPLRERETFDFVSEFAVHLPTQVICRVMGMSASTTEAFVRWTEGMLDIQEPGEHPESLLREADRKAQECLDAFTEIFAARRRQPTDDLISDLVAANAADDEPMTDEQLVGQCILLHTGGHETTAYVLANGVIAFDRFPKQRALVRSDPGLVPRAIEEILRYDSSGRQLYARTAVADVPIGDHVVPRGERVTAIIGAVNRDPRKFERPGVFDIMRPDAGRHLAFGAGPTFCAGAHLARAELETAFRLLSTEFPPLRVVDDEVAYIDTALKRAPERLTVAWDR; via the coding sequence ATGTCCGCTCTCAACGACGAGGTGAACATCTACCTCACGCCGGGCGACCCTCGCCGGGCAGAGATCTCGCAGGATCCGTACCCCTTCTACGAGCGACTGCGCGCGCACGACCCGGTCTATCGCAGCGACCAGGCGCTGTGGCTCATCACGAGCTGGGACGAGGCGAGTCAGTTCGCGAAGGAAGAGCGCTTCAGCCGTGACCCGCTCGCGCTGACGCCCCCGGCTGCTCGCGCGCAAGCGTGGGAATCGCTGCCGCTGGCGACGCGGGTCTTCCTCAGCGGCATGATGTTCCGGGACGATCCCGAACACGCGCGGCTGCGGCGCCTGGTGCACAAGGCGTTCACCCCGGGACGCGTCCGGCAGTCGCAGGCGAGCATCGAACAGACCGCACGCGACCTGCTGGAGCCCCTTCGCGAACGCGAGACGTTCGACTTCGTGTCCGAGTTCGCCGTGCACCTGCCCACCCAGGTGATCTGCCGCGTCATGGGGATGTCGGCGAGCACCACCGAGGCGTTCGTCCGGTGGACGGAGGGAATGCTCGACATCCAGGAGCCGGGAGAACATCCGGAGTCCCTGCTGCGGGAGGCCGACCGCAAGGCGCAGGAGTGCCTGGACGCCTTCACCGAGATCTTCGCGGCACGGCGTAGGCAGCCGACCGACGACCTGATCTCCGACCTGGTCGCCGCCAACGCTGCCGACGACGAGCCGATGACGGACGAGCAACTCGTCGGACAGTGCATCCTGCTGCACACCGGCGGACACGAGACCACGGCCTACGTGCTCGCCAACGGGGTGATCGCCTTCGACCGGTTTCCCAAGCAGCGGGCGCTGGTGCGGTCCGATCCGGGCTTGGTCCCGCGGGCGATCGAGGAGATCCTCCGGTACGACTCGTCGGGCCGCCAGCTGTACGCGCGCACGGCGGTGGCCGACGTCCCGATCGGCGATCACGTCGTCCCCCGCGGTGAGCGTGTGACCGCCATCATCGGTGCGGTGAACCGCGACCCGCGGAAGTTCGAACGCCCCGGGGTGTTCGACATCATGCGGCCCGACGCGGGCAGGCACCTGGCATTCGGCGCCGGGCCCACGTTCTGCGCGGGCGCGCATCTCGCCCGCGCCGAGCTGGAAACGGCTTTCCGGCTGCTGTCCACGGAGTTCCCGCCGCTGCGAGTCGTGGACGACGAGGTGGCCTACATAGACACCGCGCTCAAGCGGGCGCCGGAACGGCTGACCGTCGCCTGGGACCGCTGA
- a CDS encoding acyl-CoA dehydrogenase family protein → MTEGREVARFGEFLDRELGPFLVEHPDITAFETKRAWQRLMAEHRWVGLSWPERDGGRGLDIRARVACEALAARRGAPSIAGVLGVNNIGPTIAHWGTEEQRAHLPSILSGAEIWCQGFSEPEAGSDLRDLRSKAVRTGGGWRLHGQKVWTSSATHATWCALLARAVDGKEDLGITCFLVPLDRPGVTVRGLRQLTGDSEFGELFFDGVELTEADRLGPAGQGWKVANTTLGHERANTVGLISELVASIGTLAGKARGRTLRAQERDELIGCFEEGQLLHLVALRLLADAEAGTAPGAEPSLLKLGWSRGRQRAARLGYQLDGPQAWEGEALPPAVWEYLRSRGSTIAAGTSEIILNILAERVLGMPREQQAAR, encoded by the coding sequence ATGACGGAAGGACGAGAAGTCGCGCGGTTCGGGGAGTTCCTCGACCGCGAGCTGGGCCCTTTCCTCGTGGAGCACCCGGACATCACGGCCTTCGAGACGAAACGGGCGTGGCAGCGGCTCATGGCGGAACACCGGTGGGTCGGGCTCTCGTGGCCCGAGCGGGACGGCGGCCGTGGCCTCGACATCCGGGCGCGGGTGGCGTGTGAGGCGTTGGCCGCCCGGCGCGGGGCGCCCTCGATCGCCGGGGTGCTGGGGGTCAACAACATCGGGCCGACCATCGCCCATTGGGGCACCGAGGAGCAGCGCGCGCACCTGCCGTCGATCCTGTCCGGCGCGGAGATCTGGTGCCAGGGCTTCAGCGAGCCCGAAGCCGGGTCGGACCTGCGCGACCTGCGCAGCAAGGCAGTGCGGACGGGCGGGGGCTGGCGGCTGCACGGCCAGAAGGTGTGGACCTCCTCGGCGACGCACGCGACTTGGTGCGCACTGCTGGCGCGTGCCGTCGACGGGAAGGAAGACCTTGGCATCACGTGCTTCCTGGTCCCGCTCGACCGGCCCGGCGTCACCGTGCGCGGACTGCGGCAGCTGACCGGGGACAGCGAGTTCGGCGAGCTGTTCTTCGACGGTGTCGAACTGACCGAGGCCGACCGGCTCGGCCCCGCCGGGCAGGGCTGGAAGGTCGCGAACACCACGCTCGGCCACGAACGCGCGAACACCGTCGGCCTCATCAGCGAGCTCGTCGCGTCGATCGGCACCCTCGCCGGGAAGGCACGTGGGCGAACGCTGCGAGCCCAGGAACGGGACGAGCTCATCGGCTGCTTCGAGGAGGGACAACTGCTTCACCTCGTCGCGCTGCGCCTGCTGGCAGACGCTGAGGCCGGAACCGCTCCCGGCGCCGAGCCGTCGCTGCTCAAGCTGGGCTGGAGCCGGGGCAGGCAACGCGCCGCGCGGCTCGGCTACCAGCTCGACGGCCCGCAGGCCTGGGAAGGGGAAGCACTCCCGCCCGCGGTGTGGGAGTACCTGCGTTCGCGGGGTTCGACCATCGCCGCGGGGACGTCGGAGATCATCCTCAACATCCTCGCCGAGCGCGTGCTCGGGATGCCAAGGGAACAGCAGGCCGCGCGATGA
- a CDS encoding SDR family oxidoreductase — translation MVQVSGGPATVPGLADRTVLITGAGGLPYWGGGRAVARAFAGAGARVVAVDIAADSVQETVDLIGKDGGTATAVVADLSTSEGVEAAAAGAESAYGPVEVLVNHAGIGSYTSVTETTEQEWDRVLAVNLTAPFLLSKRILPSMVEAGRGVIVNTISIAGFHGARGGVSYTCSKHAMVGLTKHIAVAYRDSGIRCVGVAPGSIRSAAPDAPQPPGPPADGWLAGWGPSIQATNTHKGTPEEVARVHLFLASDAASYINGSVVTVDGGWTAV, via the coding sequence ATGGTGCAGGTTTCCGGAGGTCCCGCGACGGTACCCGGGCTGGCGGACCGGACCGTACTGATCACCGGCGCGGGCGGGCTCCCGTACTGGGGCGGCGGCCGCGCAGTGGCCCGGGCCTTTGCGGGGGCCGGCGCTCGGGTGGTCGCGGTCGACATCGCCGCCGATTCCGTGCAGGAGACCGTCGACCTCATCGGCAAGGACGGCGGCACGGCGACCGCGGTGGTGGCCGACCTGTCCACCTCGGAGGGTGTGGAAGCCGCCGCGGCGGGTGCCGAGTCGGCATACGGTCCGGTGGAGGTGCTGGTCAACCACGCCGGGATCGGCAGCTACACGTCGGTCACCGAGACCACCGAGCAGGAGTGGGACCGGGTGCTGGCGGTCAACCTCACCGCGCCCTTCCTGCTGAGCAAACGAATCCTGCCGTCGATGGTCGAAGCCGGGCGCGGGGTCATCGTCAACACCATCTCGATCGCCGGATTCCACGGCGCGCGCGGCGGCGTCAGCTACACGTGCAGCAAGCACGCGATGGTGGGCCTCACCAAGCACATCGCGGTGGCCTACCGCGACTCGGGCATCCGGTGCGTCGGCGTGGCGCCGGGGTCGATCCGGTCCGCGGCCCCGGACGCGCCCCAACCGCCCGGCCCGCCCGCGGACGGCTGGCTCGCCGGGTGGGGACCCAGCATCCAGGCGACCAACACGCACAAGGGCACCCCGGAAGAGGTCGCTCGGGTGCATCTTTTCCTCGCCTCGGACGCGGCGAGCTACATCAACGGTTCCGTGGTGACGGTCGACGGCGGCTGGACTGCGGTATGA
- a CDS encoding AMP-binding protein — MTRATQVVIRDILDHWAARTPAATAVDLGDGGWTFADARLNAVRAANILAAQGVRQGDRVLIMLGNGPGWLRAWWGTSFLGAVVVPVNTAARGTALADLVKEADAVLAVTEHPYAERLAEVAPGLPRLDRGALVDGGAEEPPLTRSIEVWDPHAVVYTSGTTGRAKGAVTTFLAAYYQGLHHRHRTGPEDVFLADLPLFHVGGMNTVFLPLSTGARSVLRPRFTASRYLDVVREAGVTMSVLVGSMVNFLAAQPPKPDDADNPLRYVSANPPPPDPQAFMRRYGLEDIVGSFSMTEAPAVLATPPGRTKWTSCGRPHDITEVRLVDEHDMPVPVGEPGELIIRSAVPWVITTEYHGRPEETARAWRNGWFHTGDLMRVDEDGDYYFVDRKKDSLRRRGENISSLEVEREVLSHPAVAEAACVGVPDEHGDQDVMVFVTPSGTADLDPAELVEYLRTRLAYFAVPRYVEVVESMPRTRSNKIEKYVLRTRGTGPATWDRLAAGIEITRED, encoded by the coding sequence ATGACCCGCGCCACCCAGGTCGTGATCCGGGACATCCTGGACCATTGGGCCGCCCGGACGCCGGCCGCCACGGCGGTCGATCTCGGCGACGGCGGCTGGACCTTCGCCGACGCGCGGCTGAACGCGGTACGCGCGGCGAATATCCTTGCAGCACAAGGGGTTCGTCAGGGCGACCGTGTCCTGATCATGCTCGGTAACGGGCCCGGCTGGCTCCGGGCGTGGTGGGGCACGTCCTTCCTGGGCGCCGTCGTGGTGCCCGTCAACACAGCCGCACGCGGCACGGCTCTCGCCGACCTGGTGAAGGAGGCCGACGCCGTCCTCGCCGTCACGGAACACCCCTACGCAGAGAGGCTGGCCGAGGTGGCCCCCGGCCTGCCGCGGCTGGACCGCGGGGCGCTGGTGGACGGCGGTGCGGAGGAGCCGCCGCTGACCCGGTCCATCGAGGTGTGGGATCCGCACGCCGTCGTGTACACCTCCGGTACGACCGGCCGGGCGAAGGGTGCCGTCACGACCTTCCTGGCCGCCTACTACCAGGGCCTGCATCACCGGCACCGCACCGGTCCTGAGGACGTGTTCCTCGCGGATCTGCCGCTGTTCCACGTGGGCGGGATGAACACGGTCTTCCTCCCGCTCAGCACGGGCGCGCGCTCGGTGCTGCGGCCCCGGTTCACCGCCTCCCGGTATCTGGACGTCGTCCGCGAGGCCGGAGTGACGATGAGCGTCCTCGTCGGCTCGATGGTGAACTTCCTCGCCGCCCAGCCACCGAAGCCCGACGACGCGGACAACCCGCTGCGGTACGTCAGCGCCAACCCGCCACCGCCGGACCCGCAGGCGTTCATGCGCCGTTACGGGCTCGAGGACATCGTCGGGTCCTTCTCGATGACCGAGGCGCCCGCGGTGCTGGCGACCCCGCCGGGAAGGACGAAGTGGACGAGCTGCGGGCGCCCGCACGACATCACCGAGGTGCGGCTCGTGGACGAGCACGACATGCCGGTCCCGGTGGGGGAGCCGGGCGAGCTGATCATCCGCTCCGCCGTGCCGTGGGTGATCACGACGGAGTACCACGGGCGCCCGGAGGAGACAGCGCGGGCGTGGCGCAACGGCTGGTTCCACACCGGGGACCTGATGCGCGTGGACGAGGACGGCGACTACTACTTCGTCGACCGCAAGAAGGACAGTCTGCGCCGCCGGGGCGAGAACATCTCCAGCCTGGAGGTGGAACGGGAGGTCCTGAGCCACCCGGCCGTCGCTGAGGCGGCGTGCGTCGGCGTGCCGGACGAGCACGGCGACCAGGACGTGATGGTGTTCGTGACCCCGAGCGGGACGGCGGATCTCGACCCGGCCGAGCTGGTGGAGTACCTGCGTACACGGCTGGCCTACTTCGCGGTCCCGCGCTACGTGGAGGTCGTCGAGTCCATGCCGCGCACGCGCAGCAACAAGATCGAGAAGTATGTGCTCCGCACCCGTGGCACCGGCCCCGCGACCTGGGACCGGCTGGCGGCCGGGATCGAGATCACCCGCGAAGACTGA
- a CDS encoding ABC transporter substrate-binding protein encodes MATKDGMPVDPPELRPFDLHPYRIGVINDFPGIAGDLADDWVRAMELAFDEAYASRRISRPVEIVRKELYGHPYQSAYSGQAVYRELVEKEHVLGVIGPMKTDDSLAVQSEVEKLHVPYISMCGSEHVGGPEVFVCQQGNLPDEPPVALDWLAAKGITTVALVAENNAIGYEYMDYFLDNAPQRGVEVVALSTSIAQADDLDHIAAEFERLKRSGAQCLAYWGLGHNNTKLNPALEKAGWEPEVKIMSSAFVTAAMGERWARALDGWAGLDQFDERNPHYQSLLDRYEKRYGKRPNNAMFPCGYDMARVMVEALARLKYMAPSAVTKGIERVRRLPAAAGAPGTYISFGPWERRGYRGDYLVVRRAENGKSILDETWVEKVHNRT; translated from the coding sequence ATGGCGACCAAGGACGGTATGCCGGTCGACCCGCCCGAGCTGCGGCCCTTCGACCTCCACCCGTACAGGATCGGAGTCATCAACGACTTCCCCGGTATCGCGGGTGACCTGGCCGACGACTGGGTGCGGGCGATGGAACTCGCGTTCGACGAGGCGTACGCGTCGCGGCGCATTTCGCGGCCGGTGGAGATCGTGCGCAAGGAGCTCTACGGCCACCCCTACCAGTCCGCGTACTCCGGCCAGGCCGTGTACCGCGAGCTGGTCGAAAAGGAGCACGTGCTCGGCGTCATCGGCCCGATGAAGACCGACGACTCGCTGGCGGTGCAGTCCGAGGTGGAGAAGCTGCACGTGCCCTACATCTCGATGTGCGGCAGCGAGCACGTGGGCGGCCCGGAGGTGTTCGTCTGCCAGCAGGGGAACCTGCCCGACGAGCCACCGGTCGCGCTGGACTGGCTGGCCGCCAAGGGGATCACCACCGTCGCGCTCGTCGCCGAGAACAACGCGATCGGCTACGAGTACATGGACTACTTCCTCGACAACGCCCCGCAGCGTGGTGTCGAGGTGGTCGCGCTGTCGACCTCGATCGCGCAGGCCGACGACCTCGACCACATCGCAGCCGAGTTCGAGCGGCTCAAGCGATCCGGCGCGCAGTGCCTGGCCTACTGGGGCTTGGGGCACAACAACACCAAGCTCAACCCTGCGCTGGAGAAGGCGGGCTGGGAGCCCGAGGTGAAGATCATGTCCAGCGCCTTCGTCACGGCGGCGATGGGCGAGCGCTGGGCGAGGGCGCTCGACGGCTGGGCCGGCCTGGACCAGTTCGACGAGCGCAACCCGCACTACCAAAGCCTGCTCGACCGCTACGAGAAGCGGTACGGCAAGCGCCCCAACAACGCCATGTTCCCCTGCGGCTACGACATGGCGCGCGTGATGGTGGAGGCGCTGGCCCGTCTCAAGTACATGGCGCCGTCCGCGGTCACGAAGGGCATCGAACGGGTCCGCCGGCTGCCCGCCGCCGCGGGCGCGCCCGGCACCTACATCTCGTTCGGGCCCTGGGAGCGCCGCGGCTACCGCGGGGACTACCTGGTGGTCCGCCGCGCGGAGAACGGCAAGTCCATTCTGGACGAGACCTGGGTCGAGAAGGTGCACAACCGGACGTAG
- a CDS encoding thiolase C-terminal domain-containing protein, with amino-acid sequence MAEPADAPRPVRGPRPDGAPEPPAKPLPQPSLESAGFWASGADGTLRVKHCHACGRWFHPPLPICVHCRSDDVALDPVSGQATVVAVTVTHQPWLPAFPPPYAVAIVALAEDDAARLTTNVVGCAPEDVRIGMRVRVRFEQHGGIWLPLFEPDPETEAAQGPGPLPEPRDVSAEVSALSRLPRSRRFEDKVALTGVAQSRTGRRLMTDPLALTVEACRAAVADAGLELDDIDGLSTYPGISPYAGLTEGGVMAVSEALQIRPTWLNGAGEVPGQSGSIITAMLAVASGLCRHVLCFRTVWESSLTAMQRSGAWETPVARATGAYEWRLPFGASSAAQWIGMHASHYLHRYGAGREALGAIAVTARDGARRNPDAVFRDPLTMDDYLSARMISTPFGLYDCDVPVDGAIAVVVSAIDTVADLPSRPVLVEAVGTKVLERLSWDQDTLTHMPQALGPSAHLWTRTDLTPADVDVALLYDGFTFNALSWLERLGFCGLGEATDFIAGGKTIALDGELPLNPHGGQLSAGRLHGYGFTREAMLQLRGEAGDRQVPDARVAVVTNGGGVPSGAILLRKAT; translated from the coding sequence ATGGCTGAGCCTGCGGACGCCCCGCGACCAGTGCGGGGGCCACGACCGGACGGGGCGCCGGAACCACCGGCGAAACCACTGCCCCAGCCGTCCCTGGAGAGCGCCGGGTTCTGGGCCTCCGGCGCGGACGGGACGCTGCGGGTCAAGCACTGCCACGCCTGCGGGCGCTGGTTCCACCCGCCGCTGCCGATCTGCGTGCACTGCCGCAGCGACGACGTCGCCCTCGACCCCGTCTCCGGCCAGGCGACCGTCGTGGCGGTGACCGTCACCCACCAGCCGTGGTTGCCCGCGTTCCCTCCGCCCTACGCCGTCGCGATCGTCGCCCTGGCGGAGGACGATGCGGCGCGGCTCACCACCAACGTCGTGGGCTGTGCGCCGGAGGACGTGCGGATCGGGATGCGCGTGCGCGTCCGGTTCGAACAGCACGGCGGCATCTGGCTGCCCCTGTTCGAACCCGACCCGGAGACCGAAGCCGCACAAGGGCCCGGCCCGCTGCCGGAGCCGCGCGACGTCTCCGCCGAGGTCAGTGCGCTCTCGCGGCTCCCGCGGTCGCGCCGGTTCGAGGACAAGGTCGCGCTCACCGGGGTCGCCCAGTCCCGTACCGGACGCAGGCTCATGACCGACCCGCTCGCGCTCACCGTCGAGGCCTGCCGCGCCGCGGTGGCCGACGCCGGGCTCGAGCTCGACGACATCGACGGGCTGTCCACGTACCCGGGCATCTCGCCGTACGCCGGGCTGACCGAGGGCGGCGTCATGGCCGTTTCGGAGGCGCTGCAGATCCGGCCGACGTGGCTCAACGGCGCGGGTGAGGTGCCGGGGCAGTCCGGTTCGATCATCACGGCCATGCTCGCCGTCGCGTCCGGCCTGTGCCGGCACGTCCTGTGCTTCCGGACGGTGTGGGAATCCTCCCTCACCGCGATGCAACGCTCCGGTGCCTGGGAGACCCCGGTCGCGCGGGCCACCGGGGCGTACGAATGGCGGCTGCCCTTCGGCGCTTCTTCGGCCGCGCAATGGATCGGCATGCACGCCTCGCACTACCTGCACCGCTACGGCGCCGGGCGCGAGGCGCTGGGCGCGATCGCGGTCACCGCGCGGGACGGCGCGCGGCGCAATCCGGACGCGGTGTTCCGCGACCCGCTCACGATGGACGACTACCTGTCGGCCCGGATGATCAGCACCCCCTTCGGGCTGTACGACTGCGACGTTCCGGTGGACGGGGCCATCGCGGTCGTCGTCTCGGCGATCGACACGGTCGCGGACCTGCCGTCGAGGCCGGTGCTCGTCGAAGCGGTCGGCACGAAGGTGCTGGAGCGGCTGTCGTGGGATCAGGACACACTGACCCACATGCCACAGGCACTCGGGCCGTCGGCGCACCTGTGGACCCGCACGGACCTCACGCCCGCCGATGTCGACGTGGCGCTGCTCTACGACGGCTTCACGTTCAACGCCCTGTCCTGGCTGGAACGACTGGGTTTCTGCGGACTCGGCGAGGCGACGGACTTCATCGCGGGCGGCAAGACGATCGCCCTCGACGGGGAGCTGCCGCTCAACCCGCATGGCGGACAGCTGTCCGCAGGCCGTTTGCACGGCTACGGCTTCACCCGCGAGGCGATGCTGCAGCTGCGCGGCGAAGCCGGTGACCGGCAGGTGCCGGACGCGCGCGTCGCGGTCGTGACCAACGGCGGCGGAGTACCGTCCGGGGCGATTCTCCTGCGGAAGGCGACATGA
- a CDS encoding thioesterase family protein, giving the protein MSAALTGDLAEHFRQQTADGVVLGEAPAFWGFAGRMFGGYSAAATLLGAASFAPENSAVLSANLVFMSPCTVGPYRVETTDVRVGRASSVVCAHLTQDGETRVALSAWFVRPDRLPPGPRHGSPARPPAEPVPSWRDNKNAFDAAYARSVVNFPRDRAGFTTLEGDVELWIKLRDPWQMSSLLARQACDVMLADAHLAESVVESARADRSRSFSLDLSVRWWGAGEHDPAGDPWQLLRVGRQAGERIALASASLLDAAGRRRADIQQHVSIGPKRTGEDDG; this is encoded by the coding sequence TTGTCTGCAGCGCTCACCGGCGATCTGGCCGAGCACTTCCGGCAGCAGACCGCTGACGGCGTGGTCCTCGGCGAGGCCCCGGCGTTCTGGGGGTTCGCCGGCCGCATGTTCGGCGGTTACAGCGCCGCCGCGACCTTGCTGGGTGCGGCGTCGTTCGCCCCGGAGAACAGCGCGGTCCTCTCCGCGAACCTCGTCTTCATGTCGCCCTGCACTGTCGGGCCGTACCGGGTCGAGACGACCGACGTGCGCGTCGGCAGGGCGAGCAGCGTCGTGTGCGCCCACCTGACGCAGGACGGTGAGACGCGCGTCGCGTTGTCCGCCTGGTTCGTCCGGCCCGACCGTCTGCCGCCGGGACCGCGCCACGGCAGCCCGGCCCGGCCGCCGGCTGAACCGGTCCCCAGCTGGCGGGACAACAAGAACGCGTTCGACGCGGCCTACGCGCGCAGCGTGGTCAACTTCCCCCGTGACCGCGCGGGGTTCACGACGCTCGAAGGTGACGTGGAGCTGTGGATCAAGCTCCGGGACCCGTGGCAGATGAGCTCGTTGCTCGCCCGGCAGGCGTGTGACGTGATGCTCGCCGACGCGCACCTCGCCGAGTCCGTCGTGGAGTCGGCGCGAGCCGACCGGAGCCGGTCGTTCAGCCTGGACCTGAGCGTGCGCTGGTGGGGAGCCGGTGAGCACGACCCGGCCGGTGACCCGTGGCAGCTGCTCCGGGTCGGCCGGCAGGCCGGCGAGCGCATCGCGCTGGCGTCGGCGTCCTTGCTCGACGCGGCGGGCAGGCGGCGGGCGGACATCCAGCAGCACGTCTCGATCGGGCCGAAGCGAACCGGGGAAGACGATGGCTGA